A region of the Salvelinus alpinus chromosome 24, SLU_Salpinus.1, whole genome shotgun sequence genome:
TCTATTCTATTGTGTTCTACATTCTGTTCTGTTTTAAGTCCGAAACATTATGGGCTTAAGACGGCTCCATGTCAAGCAGCTGGAGGACGGAAATGTCAAAGCAGAGACCCACATCCAAAGTCTACatcctacaacacacacagactaacaATGCCTGTTGAATATCCATTCCTGCATATTTTCCACTGTGAGTATTTAGCTTGTGCTTTCATTGACTTCTATTTCAGTGATATAATCATTACTAGTGGTATtaacaggggcgcaactttggttttagaagtgggaggacattatttaataatttttttatcCGGTCGGatcaacactccaaacagcctacccgaccgttTGGAGGTGTCCGCATGGTCcaaaagcacaccgttgccttgttttgtatcacattccaatgataaaaccgAGTAGGACTAAACTGATGGGGACTAaacccgtccccagtgaaagttgcgccacTGGGCGTTAAGCTGTCACTGTCCTGGTAAACCACTGACTGAGTGGGAAGGTTAGGGTCATAACAGGCTGGATACATGAGAAGTGTGGGTGTCTCTGTGCGTTTCATTTACTCATTTTAAAGGAGTCTTTCTAACGCATGGACACACACGTACTCCCACCCTCACCTCTGGACAGGAAGCGGTGTGTGGCCAGCAGTAGCTGGGGTGAGGTGCGGATCTTGGGTTCGCCCTCGGGAAGTTTGAACAGAGAGAATTCTTCGTGGACGCTGCGAGGCTCCAGGGAAATCTCCAGAGGGGCCAGAGGACGCTTCACCTTCATGTCGACTACAGAGAGACAAGGTGGAGGGGTTAGGGgacaggaggaagggagaggggttagaacaggaggacagagagggcaggagaggagggATATAAATTGTAGGAAGACAGAAGAAAATTCTAGCAATCATACTAAATACAAAATGCTGTCCTCTTACCCAGTAACCCATACGCTCTCTGTATCTCATTCATTCCCATACACACACTCTTACATTCTCTTAATTCTCACACACAAAATCTATTTGTCTTACTGTATCCGTCAGACTCATCTAGGATCTCTGATTTGATGATCTCCTCGATGACGTCCTCCAAGGTGACCAATCCCAGAACTTCATAAAAGGGGTCTCCCTCCCCCTCGTTGTTCACCTTTTGAACGATGGCCAGGGCTGAGTTTCCTGGAGAGAGGGGTAAAAGGTCAGGAGAGCTGGGCCCATCAAAGGTGAATTCATAAGCGGATCACAACTTTGGCTGTCCACAAGGCAGGCCTACGTAGGTGACATTAAAGAAATGACTTGACTTTATTGGCCATCTTTGTAAAACTATCACCACACGTGCGAGTGCACGCAAGCATGCACAGTCTCACCTTTCTTGAACTCCTCCAGCATGGCGTCCAGTTTGGTGTCGTTGAAGACAAAGTGCAGAGGGTGGTTGTAGAACTTGGTGATAGTTGTCATGGGAGTACAGTCATCAGGGTCGACCAGAGCCAGGTCCTTCACGTACAGTATCTCCACGATGttggacctgggtaaatgacatTCGATACCTGTtaatgtgtgtatgcatgcgtgtgtgcgtcaGGGATGAATGACTGCTCCCCCCCCGCCCCCCATTGAAAACACGGAAGTTCAAGGCCGCCCGCGTTTAAGCAGTAAACGGGATTCCCCATTAGAGTGAATGGAAAAATGGCGATCTTCGTGGTCAATCTGTGGAAATACATATTTTTTACCAATGGCACCAATTATTGCCCATGATAGACCAGATGTAAGACCTTGAACCGATTATTTTTAAATTGCACACAGAAGGTATAAACTGTGCATATTATGTCTCCATGAGACTCCATCTTAACCGACTTCATTTGGCTTCAATGCGCTCTTGAGTCTTCACATAagaatgaatggtgtcacgtgatcgaTAGCTTTGTCCATTCATAGAACCAGTCATTGGGGTGTGGCCCTTAAAGTGTGTGTCagatctccccacctctcctcttcgTAGATTGGGACACGCGTGTATCCACTCTGCATGATCTCTGACATGGTGGAGAAGTCCAGCACAGCGGTGGAAGACAGCATGAAACAGTCCTTGAGCGGAGTCAGGATGTCCTCCACTGTCTTACTGCGCAGTGCACCACGGCTAAACTCCTCCTTCACAAATTCACTGCAATGGAATCACAACAACGATGACAATGGATGGATTACATGTATATCATATATAGCGCCTTCAAAAGAACTTCACAAACGCTCAAAAACCCTAGGCAGAGGAAGGATAACTACAGTGCTAGAGAGCTAGGAGAGTAAAAGCTTTTGTTACAGCCCAGCACTCACCAACCTGATCAGGTTAATGctaggctggaacaaaagcctgcgcCCGTTGGCCACCCCATTCAGAGAGCAGTGTGTGCCACCCATGAACGCAACACACATACACGgtcatctgtatgtgtgtgtgtgtgtgtcaggtaccTGTAGGGGTCGTTGACATTGGTCCGTATCATCTCCATGGCCCTCTCCCTCACGCCGCAGGTGCTGATGTCACGTCTCAGCGCCAGATCCAGCACCAGGCCCAGTGGGCACGACAGTGGGCACGTCAGCACCATACACACCTGGTAGTTAGAGAAAGGAGGAGCCTGTTCAATTATATTGTATTAAGGGAAAGTATGATAAAGGGTCCTAGAAGACAGCCGTCCCACCGGAAGATAAAGGAAACgtaggttgtgttcattagggcagtGGTTCtcacacctctcctcagggaTCCCCGGACCTTTCGcaattttgttgtagccctgaagTAGCTCACCTCGGTCACCTAGTCAAGAGAcgcgttcccctgctcagacattGCACGCATGAACCAACGGTTGAGTGTCACGTCACTGACTGTGCCGTCGGGCACTAGATCGCTATAAcacatgatgtggttagctgatgcgtaaaatacctatccaggagTTGTGAGATCCGGCACGCGTCAGCCACGTCTGAGCGGAGGAACACGACCAAAGGCTCGGTtgagttgacaagttgaatcggGCGTGCTAAGTCTGGAACTGATAAAACACATGTAACGGGTAGGGGTCCCCAAGGAAAGGTAGGAGAACCACTGCATTGGGGCATGCAACAGAAAAGGTCTTCAAATGGAAAACAAAAAGGTCGTCCCTCCCCGTCCGTTTCCTTCTggttggtgcctaatgaacacaaccctggctTTTTAAAAACGTCTCCATACAGACCTGTGCCAGCCAGGTGAGGCCTGGGGCCAGCTGGAAGCCGTAGCCAGAACACACTATATGTGGAACCAGCTCTGACACCAGGAAGATGAGGAACCCGCTGGTGAAGACGGCGGGTGCTATGGAACCCAGGGCCCGGTAGAGCAGCACACCTAGAACCGAATGGCCCAGAGCGCACAGGAAAAGCAGGGAACACACCTAGAACCGAGAGTGGAGAGATGTGGAGTTAGATAGTGTGGAGCCAGAAAGATGTCATACAATCTGAATATTCTTGAGGGTAGTGCAGGGGTCTCCAGTCCTGGAGAGTTATTGggtgggtgtgcaggcttttgttccaatcTAGACACGAGCTGATTGTCTGAAACAGGCTCGTTAGTGCTGGGATGGCACAAAAGCCTGCATGCATACCCAGAACCCTGGCTCTACAGGACTGGTGAAAGTTGGAGACCCCCCAAATCCTGGtgtttaattgtgtgtgtgtgtgtgtgtgtgtgtgtgtgtgtgtgtgtgtgtgtgtgtgtgtgtgtgtgtgtgtgtgtgtacactaggGACCCACCAGGAAGTTGCCCCTTCTCCGGATGGGCTCGAGGCGCTTGGCGGCCCGTTTGTCTTCCTCAGAGCCGCAGCTGTGCAGGACATAGAGCTCCAGAGGGTCCAGCCACAGCAGGCTGAGGTTCACGGTCCTCAACACCCCACACACCAGGATCAGCAGCACAATCAGCACCGCCACACCCCACGGAGGGATGTAGTCCGCTGGGAGACCATTTTCGTTGTTGATCCGCAGCCTGTCCGGTCCCACTGACACCCAACTCCCGCTCTTCAGCACACACAGGTGGTAGGTCGGGTTGGCATCATCCCCTGCAGCGAGAGACATAATGCTCTTGTCCCGCACCTTTACCTCTATCAGCCCGCTGTACTCCTCGTCTGCCGTGACCTCCCCGGTGACCTGGAAGGCGGAGGTGTCACGGCGGGTCTCCTGCCCACACGGGTCGGCTGCATCCCCCACCGCCCCGGCCTCCCCCAGTCTAGCCCCAGCGAACGCCACCCACGGCCAGGTACCATTCAGATCCGAGCCGAACAGCCGGAGCTTGAAACTGGCCCCTTGCGGCGCAGAGATTATCCTCTCCTTCATATACACCCGGCCTTCTGGGTCCTCCAGTCGCAACCCCAGAACGCGCGGGGCTTCCTGGCTGCAGGCGCCGTCCCCGATCCTCCCGCAGAGCAACAATATCATCAACAAGAACCGTAGGTCTGCCAAGCTGGCCACCATATTGGAATTGGGCAGCTTGGCTCTGCGCGAATCATGTGACTGCCTGCCTCTCGCAGCTGCCCGCCCGCGGAGGCTCTACGAGCCACACAGCGCTCAGAGAAAAACTGGCTCCCTATTGACGCCATTTTGGGGAGAAAGTGCATTGGTTTAGTGTCATCCGCTGCTCTCGTTCAGAGCCACAATGGACGCACTTTCCTCGTAAACTAAACCCACCTTCTCAGAAATGAACCAATGAGAGTCCATGGCTGATGACATCCAATGGGTGCAGGGAAAATGAGTATCGCGCCACGCCCATCTTTGTTTGAGAGTCTTGAAAACAAGACAAATTTAAAGGGGCTTCGTCAATATTCCTTGACGCATAATAGAGATTACTTAGGCAGCCTGATGACTATGTAACTAACCATTTAaactaaaactatctgctgaaattgttgccacccctattactagcctcttcaacctctctttcgtgtcgtctgagattcccaaagattggaaagcagctgcggttatccccctcttcaaagggggggacactcttgaccctaacagctacagacctatatctatcctaccctgcctttctaaggtcttcgaaagccaagtcaacaaacagattaccgaccatttcgaatcccaccataccttctccgctatgcaatctggtttcagagctggtcatgggtgcacctcagccacgctcaaggtcataaacgatatcttaaccgccatcgataggaaacaatactgtgcagccgtattcattgacctggccaaggcttttgactctgtcaatcatcacatcctcatcggcagactcgacagccttggtttctctaatgattgcctcgcctggttcaccaactacttctctgatcgagttcagtgtgtcaaatcggagggtctgttgtccgggcctctggcagtctctatgggggtgccacagggttcaattcttggaccgactctcttctctgtatacatcaatgatgtcgctcttgctgctggtgattctctgatccacctctacgcagacgacactattctgtatacttctggcccttcttttgacactgtgttaacaaccctccaggcgagcttcaatgccatacaactctccttccgtggcctccaattgctcttaaatacaagtaaaactaaatgcatgctcttcaaccgatcgctgcctgcacctgcccgcctgtccaacatcactactctggacggctctgacttagaatatgtggacaactacaaatacctaggtgtctggttagactgtaaactctccttccagactcacatcaaacatctccaatccaaagtcaaatctagaattggcttcctattccgcaacaaagcatcctttactcatgctgccaaacatacccttgtaaaactgaccatcctaccaatcctcgacttcggtgatgtcatttacaaaatagcctccaaaaccctactcaataaattggatgcagtctatcacagtgccatccgttttgtcaccaaagccccatatactacccaccactgcgacctgtacactctcgttggctggccctcgcttcatactcgtcgccaaacccactggttccaggtcatctacaagaccctgctaggtaaagtccccccttatctcagctcgctggtcaccatagcagcacctacctgtagcacgcgctccagcaggtatatatctctagtcacccccaaaaccaattcttcctttggacgcctctccttccagttctctgctgccaatgactggaacgaactacaaaaatctctgaaactggaaacacttatctccctcactagctttaagcaccagctgtcagagcagctcatagattactgcacctgtacatagcccatctataatttagcccaaacaactacctctttacctactgtatttatttatttatttattttgctcctttgcaccccattatttctgtctctactttgcgctttcttccactgcaaaccaaccatcccagtgtttttattttttattttacttgctgtgttgtattcacttcgccaccatggcctttttatatttttatttatttatacatatattttgtttgccttcacctcccttatctcacctcacttgctcacattgtatatagacttattttttttcactgtattattgactatatgtttgttttactccatgtgtaactatgtgttgttgtatgtgtcaaactgctttgctttatcttggccaggtcgcaattgtaaatgagaacgtgttctcaatttgcctacctggttaaataaaggttaaataaataaataaaataaaaatttgcCGGGCGATTTTTTGTTTTCCTTCGTTTGATTGATATTGTTATCAGCTTTGTTTTGCGCAATGAaaacacagatctaggatcagtttaccctCCCTCCCTAAATCCTAACCTCAACTATTCTGGGGAGGGCGCACAAAATGTACGCAGACCAGCACCTAATTGGGACAAAGTCATCATACTCTGTGCACAGACAGCTCCCTCGGATACAAAGCCATGTACTTTGGGATACATTCACAAGAGAATCCTAAACAGTCTGGGTCAGTTAAAACATGGTTACTGATTAAGGATTCCTGTGAAGCATCTGTCACCGACCCaaatgaaaacacagcatggatATGCAGTGGAAGACTTCTACTGCACACGTTGTACCTAACAAACTGAACCAGATGACTTTGTGCTGTTGTGAAGTTACGCACCACAGAGCATTTTTGTTTACCTTTTGTTACTTAGCCTACTTTGTCACATAGCTCTACTGTTTGCCAACAGTCACTAATCTTTGTGACCTACTGTTGACATTGCAATTGTGGGAAATCCTTCATCTGTTTTTGTACATTTGACTCAGCTAAGTGAGAAAAACAGTGAACACAGACAGCCAAACAAAAAGGGCACAGGAGACAGTAGTTTACGTAGAGAAATATAACTCTAACTTTATTAACCCCATGTTGACTCCTTCACAGCTCCCTCCAAAGTCATTATAAAACAGTATGTACACTTTGCTTTAAGTTAAACAACCCAGGGGTAAGATGAAGTTACAGGCATTTACTCTTCAATCAACATCCCCCTCCAAAAAAGAAAATAACAGAAAGGAAAAACATCCGAGTCTCTACCACAGAACTTACTGCTGATCAGTCATTAAACATGAAAGTCAATAGTTGTTGAAAACAAGCACTCCAAACCCTAACTAATAAATATAACATTTAGAACTTCATCACCGACCAGCTTCTTGTGGAAGACTCtcgcagagagaaagagattagtGTGTGTACCTGGAGGCCAGACCCCTAGTCTCTGTCAGACTGTTCACTGTGTTTTTACATATGGGGCTGACACTGGACCAGTGTGCTCATCTCTGTCTGAGTAACCTGTATTGTTTATTATCATTGAACTCATTCTAATTCcatgcacacaaaaaaaacatcctTCTTGGAGAACATTCTATTCCATTGTAGGGTTCTGGTTCCCAAGCACCCAGGCTAGCAGTATGGCACCAGCCTgaacccagatctgtttgtgccatctCCTATATGGTCATTGACGTGACAATGGTCATATAGTAGTTGGCTGAGagcccaaacagatctgggaccaggctagtatgGCACCCCTTTGTCTACACAGTGGAAAAGCTGTCCCTGGTCTGAGAATACAGCACCATAAAATCTTAAACCCTCCACGTTTAGGTCGAATATTCACACTGGGGCTGAGCTAaccacacagcagagcagagcctGGCTGCCAGTTAAGCCTTGCCCTCCCGCCAGGAACCACCCACCAGCTAGAAGGATCTGGACATTAAAAAGAGCTTATAAGACTGTTCAGACCAGCAGTCAAGGAATTTCAATATAACATGACCggcaggagaggagggcagagaggagaagggaagaaGTGGGGGGTGTGAGGGGAGAGAAGCTGGGGGAGAGGGCAAGGAAAGTAGCAGAGTAGGGAGGaacaggagaggaaagaagagtggaaaaggaaaggagatgagggaAAGGAGTGCTAGTGAAGGGCAAGGTAGTTCAGTCTAGCCAGACATAACATAAGCTAACAGCTACATTAACACAGCGCTGCAATACATCCTGGTCAGAATGCTACTACATGCTACTTCAAAATGGGGGAAAAATTAATTTGAGAGAAAGGTAGAAATATTCTTTGATGTCAAAACAGAGCAATGTTTTTATTGCTAATTCAATATCTTCCAAGTAAAATGTCTTAGTCGAAGGAGATAAAAGTTCTTATATCCAGTAAGTATTCTCACAGAGGCTACTTTATACATGTGTTCCATATAGGCatccccccctctcactcccatCACAGATAATATAGTAGACAAATGCCAATTTCTTCACAATATACAGTAGTATTCACAGTAACATAGTACAAGCAGGAAATATATAACAAATCTCTTCCTCCGTCCCAGTAACCCGTTGACAGACGTGACTGTCTGTCAAAAATGAAAGCCTGTTTCACATGAGAAAACACAGAACAAAAATGACAGAATATTATTACTTTTCAAATAAATACAACATTTCTAAGTAGTCGAACGCTTTCATAATCTGACCATTCTGAGTACAGACTAGGAGCATCGCAGCCAACCAGTGGCTTAACTGGGAACTAGACCAGTGGTGTAACAGAACCAGTAAGGCCCAATGCTATAAGTGACCTATGTGAACCAGCAGTCAGGTCTAGGGTTTTTGTGTGTAGAAGTGTGTAAGGCTGCACCAACCATAGACTTAGAAATCCTAGAACGGACGACCCCATTCAATACCCTGTACTGAGGGGGCATGTGTCCGTTCTATTTATTCCAATTCTAAGGAGGGGATATACTCTTAAAATTCAGGTAGGAACTCTTCCCTGTGGAACAGATCTTACAGAAATTCTTTGGAATAAATACTCAGTTCTACCTCGTTGTTCTAAAGTGATTTTCCTACCAGCGGTAAGTATTTACTTAGAAATACATTTGTAtgtgtacatttttttttgtctTCATGTCGACCGTTGCTTGAGTTACTTCATTGTCACTTCATAATATATTTCTAGGGATCAAGATAGGTAGATGCTAGCAGCATTATATGTCTGGTCCGCCCTCCATCCAGAGAATGCATGGTGAGGGAAACGCATGTAGTAATCTCTAAGACAGCACGGCAGGGCACAGGGCTTGTAACAGTTTcatttatacacacacaataaATCCTACATCAGATTGAATCTGAAGGGTCAATTGTGGATCCCCTGTTTTGGAATGTCTTTTTGGAGTACCTACAATGTAAATGGTAAGGGAACATTGTGGTGGAGTGCCTTTTTTCATGTCATGTCATTAGCAGTGGCAACTACCCCTCACTGATTGTATCATCACACAGTAAAACTCTCAATTCTAAACTCCACTGTGACATCACACACAAACTCTGAACTCAACTCCATTGTGGTGTCACAAAGTGGAATTTCAACTCCATAGTGACATCGCCCCTGACAACAGTGACTTCCATATTCCATTGTGACGTCACACAATAACACTCCAAAGCAACCAATCATGTTAAACCACAGCGTCTCAGACACCCAAATGCTAGTCCACTGCTTATTATGTGAAATTATACAAACAGGAAAACGAGCTAGTATTGTAGTTGAATTGAGCTATGTTCACAAATAGGAAGCTGCGCTAGTATCATAGTGAAATTATACAATAACACAATAAGAAATAGGAGCTAGTATCATAGTTGAATTGAGCTCTGTTCAGTTAGGTGTGTTTGTAGGTTCTGGGGGAGTTGGTTGCAGTACAGTAGCAAAGTCTCTGTTCAGGAGTGTCAGTGTCATCTGTCACAGTACATGGAGTTTAGAGACTCTTCAACAAAAGAAAAACAATCTATAGAATATAAAACATTGACATCAAATAAATCTCAAAATACATACAAAAGTAATCTGTAATGCAAAATAAATATATTCATATTTAAATAATGAATCATATAAATATACTTCACATCTCTGGTTAGGAGGTGGGTTCACGGTAAACAAACCCACCTGTCAGTCAATTAGCCAGCCGACTCCTCCCCTCCAGCAACCCCGCCCTCCACCTCAGCCTGTTAGGCCTGACAGGGTCAGGTGGTCAACCACTTGTAGGGCTGTTTCGTTGCATAAACTTTCCGAAATGAGAGACAGCTCAGGAGGTACACGCGCAAACCGCTaccctcctgtccctcctgtcgAGCCCGTGTCAACAGGCTCCAAACTCAACAACCCTAATACTAACGTTTTTTGGAAATTGCCATATTTGGAAGAAAGAAAGGAcaccaaaaataaaataaaaaataaaccaaGATTCTAGAAATCCCTCCTGAGAATGTTCCat
Encoded here:
- the LOC139551728 gene encoding metal transporter CNNM3-like isoform X1, whose protein sequence is MVASLADLRFLLMILLLCGRIGDGACSQEAPRVLGLRLEDPEGRVYMKERIISAPQGASFKLRLFGSDLNGTWPWVAFAGARLGEAGAVGDAADPCGQETRRDTSAFQVTGEVTADEEYSGLIEVKVRDKSIMSLAAGDDANPTYHLCVLKSGSWVSVGPDRLRINNENGLPADYIPPWGVAVLIVLLILVCGVLRTVNLSLLWLDPLELYVLHSCGSEEDKRAAKRLEPIRRRGNFLVCSLLFLCALGHSVLGVLLYRALGSIAPAVFTSGFLIFLVSELVPHIVCSGYGFQLAPGLTWLAQVCMVLTCPLSCPLGLVLDLALRRDISTCGVRERAMEMIRTNVNDPYSEFVKEEFSRGALRSKTVEDILTPLKDCFMLSSTAVLDFSTMSEIMQSGYTRVPIYEEERSNIVEILYVKDLALVDPDDCTPMTTITKFYNHPLHFVFNDTKLDAMLEEFKKGNSALAIVQKVNNEGEGDPFYEVLGLVTLEDVIEEIIKSEILDESDGYIDMKVKRPLAPLEISLEPRSVHEEFSLFKLPEGEPKIRTSPQLLLATHRFLSREVEHFSPARVSEKVLFHLLRHPSVNQEVHFDPSNRLSPDHYLYTRNHPVDYFILLLQGRVEVEIGKEGLKFENGAFTYYGVSALRAPTSVHQSPVSTQRHSPRDPFELGDATSSSSYCPDYTVRALTDLQLIRVTRMQYLNALMASRVGQSPDPSEIKILPNSQTKLLNERNITTQGGSKSQESSTEEEAHG
- the LOC139551728 gene encoding metal transporter CNNM3-like isoform X2 — protein: MVASLADLRFLLMILLLCGRIGDGACSQEAPRVLGLRLEDPEGRVYMKERIISAPQGASFKLRLFGSDLNGTWPWVAFAGARLGEAGAVGDAADPCGQETRRDTSAFQVTGEVTADEEYSGLIEVKVRDKSIMSLAAGDDANPTYHLCVLKSGSWVSVGPDRLRINNENGLPADYIPPWGVAVLIVLLILVCGVLRTVNLSLLWLDPLELYVLHSCGSEEDKRAAKRLEPIRRRGNFLVCSLLFLCALGHSVLGVLLYRALGSIAPAVFTSGFLIFLVSELVPHIVCSGYGFQLAPGLTWLAQVCMVLTCPLSCPLGLVLDLALRRDISTCGVRERAMEMIRTNVNDPYSEFVKEEFSRGALRSKTVEDILTPLKDCFMLSSTAVLDFSTMSEIMQSGYTRVPIYEEERSNIVEILYVKDLALVDPDDCTPMTTITKFYNHPLHFVFNDTKLDAMLEEFKKGNSALAIVQKVNNEGEGDPFYEVLGLVTLEDVIEEIIKSEILDESDGYIDMKVKRPLAPLEISLEPRSVHEEFSLFKLPEGEPKIRTSPQLLLATHRFLSREVEHFSPARVSEKVLFHLLRHPSVNQEVHFDPSNRLSPDHYLYTRNHPVDYFILLLQGRVEVEIGKEGLKFENGAFTYYGVSALRAPTSVHQSPVSTQRHSPRDPFELGDATSSSSYCPDYTVRALTDLQLIRVTRMQYLNALMASRVGQSPDPSEIKILPNSQTKLLNERNITTQEFPVNFSFFDNIDNYC